In one window of Lynx canadensis isolate LIC74 chromosome B3, mLynCan4.pri.v2, whole genome shotgun sequence DNA:
- the SLC22A17 gene encoding solute carrier family 22 member 17 isoform X1, giving the protein MGSSLSLAVPPGPLSFEALLAQVGALGGGQQLQLGLCCLPVLFVALGMASDPIFTLAPPLHCHYGGFAPNASGWEQPPNASGVSVASAALAASAASRVATSTDPSCSGFAPPDFNHCLKDWDYNGLPVLTTNAIGQWDLVCDLGWQVILEQILFILGFASGYLFLGYPADRFGRRGIVLLTLGLVGPCGVGGAAAGSSTGVMALRFLLGFLLAGVDLGVYLMRLELCDPTQRLRVALAGELVGVGGHFLFLGLALVSKDWRFLQRMITAPCILFLFYGWPGLFLESARWLIVKRQIEEAQSVLRILAERNRPHGQMLGEEAQEALQDLENTCPLPATSSFSFASLLNYRNIWKNLLILGFTNFIAHAIRHCYQPVGGGGSPSDFYLCSLLASGTAALACVFLGVTVDRFGRRGILLLSMTLTGIASLVLLGLWDCEHLPLPTVWAEQRNPSRDLNEAAITTFSVLGLFSSQAAGILSTLLAAEVIPTTVRGRGLGLIMALGALGGLSGPAQRLHMGHGAFLQHVVLAACALLCILSIMLLPETKRKLLPEVLRDGELCRRPSLLRQPPPNRCDHVPLLATPNPAL; this is encoded by the exons ATGGGCAGCAGCCTGTCGCTGGCCGTGCCCCCCGGCCCCCTCAGCTTTGAAGCGCTGCTCGCCCAGGTGGGGGCGCTGGGCGGCGGCCAGCAGCTGCAGCTCGGCCTCTGCTGTCTGCCCGTGCTCTTCGTGGCGCTGGGCATGGCCTCGGACCCCATCTTCACCCTGGCACCCCCACTGCACTGCCACTACGGAGGCTTCGCCCCCAACGCCTCCGGCTGGGAGCAGCCCCCCAACGCCAGCGGCGTCAGCGTCGCCAGCGCGGCCTTAGCAGCCAGCGCCGCCAGCCGCGTCGCCACCAGTACGGACCCCTCGTGCAGCGGCTTTGCCCCGCCGGACTTCAACCATTGCCTCAAGGACTGGGACTATAACGGTCTGCCGGTGCTCACCACCAACGCCATTGGCCAG TGGGATCTAGTGTGTGACCTGGGCTGGCAGGTGATCCTGGAGCAGATTCTCTTCATCTTGGGCTTTGCCTCTGGCTACCTGTTCCTGGGCTACCCGGCGGACAG GTTTGGCCGTCGAGGGATTGTGCTGCTGACCTTGGGGTTGGTGGGCCCCTGCGGAGTGGGAGGGGCTGCCGCAGGCTCCTCCACAGGTGTCATGGCCCTCCGATTCCTCCTGGGCTTTCTGCTTGCCGGAGTTGACCTTGGTGTCTACCTAATGC GCCTGGAACTGTGCGACCCAACCCAGAGGCTTCGGGTGGCCCTGGCAGGGgagttggtgggggtgggggggcacttcCTGTTCCTGGGCCTGGCCCTTGTCTCTAAGGACTGGCGATTTCTTCAGCGAATGATCACCGCTCCCTGCATCCTCTTCCTGTTTTATGG ctGGCCTGGTTTGTTTCTGGAGTCTGCGAGGTGGCTAATAGTGAAGCGACAGATTGAGGAGGCGCAATCCGTGCTGAGGATCCTGGCTGAGCGGAACCGGCCCCATGGGCAGATGCTGGGAGAGGAGGCCCAGGAGGCCCTGCAGG aCCTGGAGAACACCTGCCCTCTCCCTGCAACATCCTCCTTTTCCTTCGCCTCCCTCCTCAACTACCGCAACATCTGGAAAAATCTGCTTATCCTGGGCTTCACCAA CTTTATTGCCCATGCCATTCGCCACTGCTACCAGcctgtgggaggaggagggagcccaTCGGACTTCTACCTGTGCTCTCTGCTGGCCAGTGGCACAGCAGCCCTGGCTTGCGTCTTCCTGGGGGTTACCGTGGACCGATTTGGCCGCCGGGGCATCCTGCTACTCTCAATGACCCTCACTGGCATTGCGTCCCTGGTCCTGCTGGGCCTGTGGGATTGTGAGCATCTTCCCTTACCCACAGTGTGGGCTGAGCAAAGGAACCCCAGCAGAG ATCTGAATGAGGCTGCCATCACCACTTTCTCTGTCCTTGGCCTCTTCTCCTCCCAAGCTGCTGGCATCCTCAGCACCCTCCTCGCTGCTGAAGTCATCCCTACCACTGTCCG GGGCCGAGGCCTGGGCCTGATCATGGCACTGGGAGCTCTTGGAGGGCTGAGTGGCCCAGCCCAGCGCCTCCACATGGGCCACGGAGCCTTCCTGCAGCATGTGGTCCTGGCGGCCTGTGCCCTCCTCTGCATCCTCAGCATCATGCTTCTGCCGGAGACCAAGCGCAAACTCCTGCCCGAAGTGCTGCGGGATGGGGAGCTGTGCCGCCGGCCTTCCCTGCTGCGGCAGCCACCCCCTAACCGCTGTGACCATGTCCCACTGCTTGCCACACCCAACCCTGCCCTCTGA
- the SLC22A17 gene encoding solute carrier family 22 member 17 isoform X2 — MGSSLSLAVPPGPLSFEALLAQVGALGGGQQLQLGLCCLPVLFVALGMASDPIFTLAPPLHCHYGGFAPNASGWEQPPNASGVSVASAALAASAASRVATSTDPSCSGFAPPDFNHCLKDWDYNGLPVLTTNAIGQWDLVCDLGWQVILEQILFILGFASGYLFLGYPADRFGRRGIVLLTLGLVGPCGVGGAAAGSSTGVMALRFLLGFLLAGVDLGVYLMRLELCDPTQRLRVALAGELVGVGGHFLFLGLALVSKDWRFLQRMITAPCILFLFYGWPGLFLESARWLIVKRQIEEAQSVLRILAERNRPHGQMLGEEAQEALQDLENTCPLPATSSFSFASLLNYRNIWKNLLILGFTNFIAHAIRHCYQPVGGGGSPSDFYLCSLLASGTAALACVFLGVTVDRFGRRGILLLSMTLTGIASLVLLGLWDYLNEAAITTFSVLGLFSSQAAGILSTLLAAEVIPTTVRGRGLGLIMALGALGGLSGPAQRLHMGHGAFLQHVVLAACALLCILSIMLLPETKRKLLPEVLRDGELCRRPSLLRQPPPNRCDHVPLLATPNPAL, encoded by the exons ATGGGCAGCAGCCTGTCGCTGGCCGTGCCCCCCGGCCCCCTCAGCTTTGAAGCGCTGCTCGCCCAGGTGGGGGCGCTGGGCGGCGGCCAGCAGCTGCAGCTCGGCCTCTGCTGTCTGCCCGTGCTCTTCGTGGCGCTGGGCATGGCCTCGGACCCCATCTTCACCCTGGCACCCCCACTGCACTGCCACTACGGAGGCTTCGCCCCCAACGCCTCCGGCTGGGAGCAGCCCCCCAACGCCAGCGGCGTCAGCGTCGCCAGCGCGGCCTTAGCAGCCAGCGCCGCCAGCCGCGTCGCCACCAGTACGGACCCCTCGTGCAGCGGCTTTGCCCCGCCGGACTTCAACCATTGCCTCAAGGACTGGGACTATAACGGTCTGCCGGTGCTCACCACCAACGCCATTGGCCAG TGGGATCTAGTGTGTGACCTGGGCTGGCAGGTGATCCTGGAGCAGATTCTCTTCATCTTGGGCTTTGCCTCTGGCTACCTGTTCCTGGGCTACCCGGCGGACAG GTTTGGCCGTCGAGGGATTGTGCTGCTGACCTTGGGGTTGGTGGGCCCCTGCGGAGTGGGAGGGGCTGCCGCAGGCTCCTCCACAGGTGTCATGGCCCTCCGATTCCTCCTGGGCTTTCTGCTTGCCGGAGTTGACCTTGGTGTCTACCTAATGC GCCTGGAACTGTGCGACCCAACCCAGAGGCTTCGGGTGGCCCTGGCAGGGgagttggtgggggtgggggggcacttcCTGTTCCTGGGCCTGGCCCTTGTCTCTAAGGACTGGCGATTTCTTCAGCGAATGATCACCGCTCCCTGCATCCTCTTCCTGTTTTATGG ctGGCCTGGTTTGTTTCTGGAGTCTGCGAGGTGGCTAATAGTGAAGCGACAGATTGAGGAGGCGCAATCCGTGCTGAGGATCCTGGCTGAGCGGAACCGGCCCCATGGGCAGATGCTGGGAGAGGAGGCCCAGGAGGCCCTGCAGG aCCTGGAGAACACCTGCCCTCTCCCTGCAACATCCTCCTTTTCCTTCGCCTCCCTCCTCAACTACCGCAACATCTGGAAAAATCTGCTTATCCTGGGCTTCACCAA CTTTATTGCCCATGCCATTCGCCACTGCTACCAGcctgtgggaggaggagggagcccaTCGGACTTCTACCTGTGCTCTCTGCTGGCCAGTGGCACAGCAGCCCTGGCTTGCGTCTTCCTGGGGGTTACCGTGGACCGATTTGGCCGCCGGGGCATCCTGCTACTCTCAATGACCCTCACTGGCATTGCGTCCCTGGTCCTGCTGGGCCTGTGGGATT ATCTGAATGAGGCTGCCATCACCACTTTCTCTGTCCTTGGCCTCTTCTCCTCCCAAGCTGCTGGCATCCTCAGCACCCTCCTCGCTGCTGAAGTCATCCCTACCACTGTCCG GGGCCGAGGCCTGGGCCTGATCATGGCACTGGGAGCTCTTGGAGGGCTGAGTGGCCCAGCCCAGCGCCTCCACATGGGCCACGGAGCCTTCCTGCAGCATGTGGTCCTGGCGGCCTGTGCCCTCCTCTGCATCCTCAGCATCATGCTTCTGCCGGAGACCAAGCGCAAACTCCTGCCCGAAGTGCTGCGGGATGGGGAGCTGTGCCGCCGGCCTTCCCTGCTGCGGCAGCCACCCCCTAACCGCTGTGACCATGTCCCACTGCTTGCCACACCCAACCCTGCCCTCTGA
- the EFS gene encoding embryonal Fyn-associated substrate, giving the protein MAIATSAQLARALYDNTAESPQELSFRRGDVLRVLQREGAGGLDGWCLCSLHGQQGIVPANRVKLLPAGPAPQPSLTQVLPAQHGSPHPAPEHSNEDQEVYVVPPPARPCPTLGPSPGPCPPSPDPIYKVPRGSGTQSAAPGDALEVYDVPPTALRVPSSGPYDSPASFTRPLARVASQAPEEDEAPYDVPLAPKPPSELEPDLEWEGGREPEPPLYAAPSNLKRASALLNLYEAPEELLADGEGGGTDEGIYDVPLLGPEAPPSPEPPGASASNDLDTLALLLARSPPLPHRPRLPSAESLSRRPLPALPVPEAPNPSPAPSPAPGRKGSIQDRPLPPPPPRLPGYGGPKVEGDPEGGEVEDDPAGHHNEYEGIPMAEEYDYVHLKGMDKAQGSRPLDKAFPGDPELLERGPPEQQEALSAGEPLDLPTGDLQLLHFYAGQCQSHYSALQAAVAALMSSTQANQPPPLFVPHGKRVVVAAHRLVFVGDTLGRLAASAPLRAQVGAAGTALGQALRATVLAVKGAALGYPSRLAAQEMTQRVAELAGQALQFTTLLSSLAP; this is encoded by the exons ATGGCCATAGCCACGTCG GCCCAGTTGGCTCGGGCACTCTACGACAACACTGCTGAGTCCCCCCAGGAGCTGTCCTTCCGCCGAGGGGATGTTCTACGGGTACTGCAGAGGGAGGGTGCTGGTGGGCTGGACGGCTGGTGCCTCTGTTCCCTGCATGGCCAGCAGGGCATTGTGCCCGCCAACAGAGTGAAGCTCCTTCCTGCTGGCCCGGCACCCCAGCCCAGcctcacccaggtgctcccagccCAGCATGGCTCACCACATCCAGCCCCAGAGCACAGCAATGAGGACCAGGAG GTATATGTGGTGCCACCCCCAGCTCGGCCCTGTCCTACCTTAGGACCTTCACCTGGACCCTGCCCGCCCTCCCCTGATCCCATCTACAAGGTCCCCAGAGGGAGTGGGACCCAATCAGCTGCCCCTGGAGATGCCTTGGAG GTCTATGATGTGCCCCCCACTGCCCTCCGAGTTCCCTCCAGTGGCCCCTACGACTCCCCTGCCTCCTTTACCCGCCCTCTAGCGCGGGTTGCCTCACAGGCCCCTGAAGAGGATGAAGCTCCCTATGATGTGCCTTTGGCCCCAAAGCCACCGTCAGAACTGGAGCCAGATCTGGAGTGGGAGGGAGGCCGGGAACCAGAGCCTCCCCTCTACGCTGCCCCCTCCAACCTGAAACGGGCATCAGCCCTGCTCAATCTGTATGAAGCACCAGAGGAACTGCTAGCAGATGGGGAAGGTGGAGGCACTGATGAGGGCATCTACGATGTGCCCCTGCTCGGGCCGGAGGCACCCCCTTCTCCAGAGCCCCCAGGAGCCTCTGCCTCCAATGACCTGGACACCTTGGCCCTGCTTCTGGCCAGAAGCCCCCCACTCCCACACAGGCCCCGTTTGCCCTCAGCTGAGAGCCTGTCCCGCCGCCCTCTGCCTGCCCTGCCTGTTCCTGAGGCCCCCaacccttccccagctccctctcctgctccaggCCGAAAGGGCAGCATCCAGGACcggcctctgcccccacccccacctcgccTGCCTGGCTATGGGGGCCCCAAGGTTGAGGGGGATCCAGAAGGTGGGGAGGTAGAGGATGATCCAGCAGGACACCACAATGAGTATGAGGGCATCCCGATGGCCGAGGAATATGACTATGTCCACCTGAAG GGCATGGATAAAGCTCAGGGATCTAGGCCCCTGGATAAAGCCTTCCCAGGGGATCCTGAACTGCTGGAGAGGGGGCCACCGGAGCAGCAG GAGGCCCTGTCTGCAGGGGAGCCGCTGGATCTGCCCACCGGAGATCTACAGCTCTTGCATTTCTACGCCGGGCAGTGCCAGAGCCACTACTCAGCACTGCAGGCAGCCGTGGCGGCCCTGATGTCCAGCACCCAGGccaaccagcccccacccctcttcGTGCCCCATGGCAAGCGGGTGGTGGTGGCCGCTCACCGTCTGGTGTTTGTTGGGGACACCCTGGGCCGGCTGGCAGCCTCCGCCCCTCTGCGAGCACAGGTCGGGGCTGCAGGTACAGCGCTGGGCCAGGCATTGCGAGCCACTGTGCTGGCTGTCAAGGGGGCCGCCCTGGGCTACCCGTCCCGCCTTGCGGCCCAAGAGATGACACAGCGTGTGGCAGAGCTGGCAGGGCAGGCCCTGCAGTTCACCACTCTGCTCTCCAGCCTGGCCCCCTGA
- the IL25 gene encoding interleukin-25 yields MVRKLPPRAGASEEAGAGAALDDSPGRSGRPRGLGEAAEAVGLDERVQRPTLPTRGPRRRAVLPGLWSGRPGALRRPGCEGVGRASAETFAPLQTRPSWRKKARLAPKASESVAVGLRCPSGCVRPRHSHPPRRGGFTLTHTLPHDARGWGGAATEPRSPHAGSARRGGTAFLAPSRGPPARRHTSARSRAPPAGPLSAPRSSGQLPGVSGDGEESHKAKEAAKRRRRRSRGQGPVDSPGVGHSLQKVVEINLNKQNRFAENKTRTPKLLQSAYFHKAPPVSQCRTLAERAASIMNQVIVFLVMAMGTHTLSIRIKKDCIHWSSCCPSKGQNPTHEWLTQNTVLMTPPESASLIHSLESCRASEDGPLNSRSISPWRYELDRDLNRLPQDLYHARCLCPHCVSLQTGSHMDPLGNSELLYHNQTVFYRRPCPGEQGTRDGYCLEQRLYRVSLACVCVRPRVMA; encoded by the exons ATGGTCCGAAAGCTCCCACCCAGAGCTGGAGCAAGCGAGGAGGCGGGAGCTGGGGCCGCGCTCGACGACTCGCCAGGCCGCTCAGGACGGCCCCGAGGGCTGGGAGAAGCTGCAGAAGCGGTTGGGCTGGACGAACGAGTTCAGAGGCCAACCCTCCCCACCCGGGGGCCGCGGCGGAGAGCGGTGCTCCCAGGGCTGTGGTCGGGGCGGCCCGGGGCCCTGCGGCGGCCCGGCTGCGAGGGGGTGGGGCGAGCGAGCGCTGAGACGTTCGCCCCTCTTCAAACTCGCCCAAGTTGGCGAAAGAAGGCCAGGCTGGCACCGAAGGCCTCCGAGAGCGTGGCCGTTGGGCTGCGTTGCCCGAGTGGTTGCGTTCGGCCCAGACACTCGCACCCCCCGCGGCGAGGCGGCTTCACACTCACGCACACTCTCCCTCACgacgccaggggctgggggggcgcCGCGACGGAACCTCGCTCCCCGCACGCGGGCTCGGCCCGAAGGGGCGGGACGGCCTTCCTCGCGCCGTCTCGGGGCCCACCCGCGCGCCGCCACACCTCAGCCCGCTCACGCGCACCCCCGGCAGGGCCCCTCAGCGCGCCGCGGAGCTCTGGGCAGCTCCCAGGTGTCTCTGGGGACGGAGAAGAAAGCCACAAAGCCAAGGAAGCAGCAAAGAGAAGGCGAAGGAGGAGCAGGGGCCAGGGTCCTGTGGACTCGCCTGGAGTGG gTCACTCCCTCCAAAAGGTTGtggaaataaatttgaataaacaaaacaggTTTGCTGAAAATAAAACCAGGACGCCCAAGCTGCTCCAGTCAGCCTACTTCCACAAGGCCCCACCTGTCAGCCAGTGCAGAACCTTGGCTGAGCGAGCAGCATCCATCATGAACCAG GTGATCGTGTTCTTGGTAATGGCCATGGGAACCCACACCCTCAGTATTCGGATCAAGAAGGACTGCATCCACTGGTCCAGCTGCTGCCCCAGCAAAGGGCAGAACCCCACTCATGAATGGCTGACGCAGAACACTGTGCTCATGACCCCACCAGAGAGCGCTAGCCTCATCCACTCCCTAGAATCCTGCAGGGCCAGTGAAGATGGACCCCTCAACAGCAGGTCTATCTCCCCCTGGAGATATGA GTTGGACAGGGACTTGAACCGGCTCCCTCAGGACCTGTACCACGCCCGTTGCCTGTGTCCACACTGTGTCAGCCTACAGACTGGCTCCCACATGGACCCCCTGGGCAACTCGGAGTTGCTCTACCACAACCAGACTGTCTTCTACCGGCGGCCATGCCCTGGGGAGCAGGGTACCCGTGACGGCTACTGCTTGGAACAAAGGCTCTACCGCGTCTCcttggcttgtgtgtgtgtgcggccCCGAGTGATGGCCTAG
- the CMTM5 gene encoding CKLF-like MARVEL transmembrane domain-containing protein 5 isoform X1: MLSARDRRDRPPEEGAAAVLQGFAVDKTFLSSLKGILLETELALTFIIFICFTASISAYMAAALLEFFITLAFLFLYATQYYQRFDRLNWPCLDFLRCVSAIIIFLVVSFAAVTSRDGAAIAAFVFGIILVSVFAYDAFKIYRTEMAPRTTQDDQQ; this comes from the exons ATGCTCAGTGCTCGGGATCGCCGGGACCGGCCCCCCGAAGAGGGGGCAGCTGCAGTGCTCCAGGGCTTCGCCGTGGACAagaccttcctctcctccctcaaagGCATCTTGCTGGAAACTGAGCTG GCCCTGACCTTCATCATCTTCATCTGCTTCACGGCCTCCATCTCCGCCTACATGGCTGCAGCACTACTCGAGTTCTTCATCACACTCGCTTTCCTCTTCCTCTACGCCACCCAGTACTATCAGCGCTTCGATCGGCTGAACTGGCCCTGTCTG GACTTCCTCCGCTGTGTCAGTGCCATCATCATCTTCCTGGTGGTCTCCTTTGCGGCTGTGACCTCCCGGGATGGAGCTGCCATTGCTGCTTTT GTTTTTGGCATCATCCTGGTTTCCGTCTTTGCCTATGATGCCTTCAAGATCTACCGGACTGAGATGGCACCCAGGACCACCCAGG ATGACCAGCAGTGA
- the CMTM5 gene encoding CKLF-like MARVEL transmembrane domain-containing protein 5 isoform X2, with the protein MLSARDRRDRPPEEGAAAVLQGFAVDKTFLSSLKGILLETELALTFIIFICFTASISAYMAAALLEFFITLAFLFLYATQYYQRFDRLNWPCLVFGIILVSVFAYDAFKIYRTEMAPRTTQDDQQ; encoded by the exons ATGCTCAGTGCTCGGGATCGCCGGGACCGGCCCCCCGAAGAGGGGGCAGCTGCAGTGCTCCAGGGCTTCGCCGTGGACAagaccttcctctcctccctcaaagGCATCTTGCTGGAAACTGAGCTG GCCCTGACCTTCATCATCTTCATCTGCTTCACGGCCTCCATCTCCGCCTACATGGCTGCAGCACTACTCGAGTTCTTCATCACACTCGCTTTCCTCTTCCTCTACGCCACCCAGTACTATCAGCGCTTCGATCGGCTGAACTGGCCCTGTCTG GTTTTTGGCATCATCCTGGTTTCCGTCTTTGCCTATGATGCCTTCAAGATCTACCGGACTGAGATGGCACCCAGGACCACCCAGG ATGACCAGCAGTGA